Proteins from one Prevotella sp. E2-28 genomic window:
- the sprA gene encoding cell surface protein SprA, with product MAFAAIPQQDDDDKEKKNAPKVQPKAQPKALTVEDESIPDSLVHSRWKIQKTAPVLTADLDSSALDLRMPENVKQQVEYDDSLNLYRIGSKMGDSYLNAPIVMTPEEYMRWSERKARQQFFRTKDAENAKAQGKDKFDFSDMHFDLGPAEKIFGPGGVRVKTQGTAELKVGATLKDIDNPSLPIRNRKTTSFDFDEKVNLNVNGKVGDKVNMNLNYNTDATFDFDTKNLKLKYDGKEDEIIKLVEAGNVSFPSNNSLVHGASALFGVRTDLQFGKLKLQTVVSQKKSTSKSVSSKGGTQTTPFEIDVADYEENRHFFLSHFFRQIYDKAMSTLPNLTTGIKINRVEVWITNKSGTTSNSRNIVAFGELGENSYLKNPRWSAMGMPVPSNQANDIYSTLVQQIDTASRTVDQVTVRLEGMNGVTGGVDYEKLASARLLNTSEYTVNTALGYISLKTGLQTDQVLAVAYEYTYGGQTYQVGEFSTDLTQTDKCLFVKALKNTSNNPMQPNWRLMMKNVYYLASTVEKEKFRLDIKYQSDTTGTYLSYLPEESLKSTTLLKVMGLDRLDANMKAHSNGQFDFVQGYTINNGRIFLPAAEPFGEYLRNYLNQKGMLDLADTYCFDQLYDSTKTIAKQNAEKDKFIMTGQYKGTSANVISLGAYNVPQGSVKVVAGGVELQEGSDYSVDYSLGEVTILNQSIIDAGTNVSVSLEDNSSYGMQRKTMLGLNWQYDFTKNFSLGGTVMHLNEQALTTKVTMGDEPLNNTIWGLNVNWKQESQWLTNMLNRLPLIHVTQPSQITFTGEFAQLIAGNASGTQDNASYIDDFENTKDLRDVSDPKAWVLSSVPTMFANHNDKTTVSSGYGRALLAWYNVDPIFTRRSSSLTPSHIKNDLDQLSNHYVREVYVKELYPNRDQSTYNGAVSTLPVLNLAYYPQERGPYNLTLDYNSDGTLRNPEQRWGGMMRKLETTDFEQSNIEYVEFWLLDPFIYTRKEGTASRHSGELYINLGEVCEDVLRDGKKFYESGMPVDGTSAFETTQWGNIPVQATQTYAFATTSGSRQQQDVGLNGLTDEEEQTFGAYADWLNNIGNVVHNDSLLQAWRQDPAGDNYHYYRGSDFDAAQTSILERYKRINNPQGNSPASDNQTEGYDTSYKTGPDVEDINQDYTLNEYERYYQYRIPISDDELQAYNRGANSEGSHIVDHRDYKAKLRNGDSITVRWYQYRIPLTEYDSKIGTINDFTSIRFMRMFLTGFEEPIVLRFGSLDLVRGEWRRYKQNLQTSAGAETGTLEMSAVNVEENTDRQPVAYVLPPGISRVTDPGQPQLTENNEQALCLTVKNLSQGESKAVYKNTNLNLRQYKRLQMFVHANHLVPNNTQLEDNQLAVFIRLGSDYKNNYYEYLIPLKLTPQGVYRWSVPSDREKVWPEENMLDIDMSIFTSLKKNRNKARAAGLASYTQLYSEYDPDKPNNKVSIVGNPSLAEVKTMIIGVRNLSSSMKSGEIWVNEMRLRETNNEGGWAASGALNVQLSDLGSVNMTGRYVTDGFGGLEETVLQRSTDTQKSYAVTANLELGKLFPDKAKVSAPLYYSYTKEIVSPKYNPLDTDMELDDALESAGSQRERDSIESIAVTKHTTRNLSLSNVRVDIKNKRHPMPFDPANFSFSYSHSHRNTTGETTVYENEDQWRGSVNYSYTPVYKTWEPFKKSKSKSKWMNFPKALGFNYLPQNISFNSELMRTYYELQERDLENTEDPNLPLTFSSQFLWNRDFSLRWDFTKNLHMTFQSATHAEIEEPYTPVNKDLYPDRYTAWKDSVWSSIKHWGVPLDYRQSFSLSYQLPIDKLPIFDWVKADASFKSDYSWLRGTDMEDGTSLGNTISTNRNLNINGSLNMETLYNHFPFLKKTNERFKKQPAKTTAKPKTPKKADAKSAQGGAKDNAKAATKDEKELPKNKNTFQKEVTLLPDSQFVVQHGKKSKRLMVSARDMKGHKVDVKWKVVDENKIKVWLPDSQQIKLSVTPKEPLDKQWWYNSAQHAARVLMMLRTVNLSYRNQYSMTLPGFMPNVGDAFGQRTGSVMAPGLGFAFGLTGDEYIETARDNGWLLCNESVATPATTSGTEDLQLRATLEPMRDLKIDLTATRTATKARSVQFMYAGSPTTHSGSFTMTTISLRSALEGMGDANNGYNSPSFNEFCSKVGAFRDRVQAQYAGSGVEGANPVNPYSADVLIPAFLDTYTLGAGGSLDIFPVITRLLPNWTVRYAGLSKLPWFRDHFKSVNLNHSYKSVYSVGSYASYSSWMEYMGDLGYVQATDGSLTPSSRYNISTVSINEAFSPLLGLDMTFNNNLTCKVEYRTTRVLNLSMTSVQINESQSKDWVIGMGYKISDFKLFGGGSGSRKTKSGKGKKEDDNKNSNTKSQTSNKKGVNHDLNTRFDVSFRRQAAITRDIASGVSSASSGNSALKISLQADYTLSRMLTLTAYYDRQTNTPLLSSSSYPTTTQDFGVSLKFSLTR from the coding sequence AAAACGTGAAGCAGCAGGTGGAATATGACGATTCTCTAAATCTGTATAGGATAGGTTCTAAGATGGGCGACTCTTATCTGAATGCGCCTATCGTAATGACGCCAGAAGAGTATATGCGATGGAGCGAGCGCAAGGCCCGTCAGCAGTTCTTCCGTACGAAAGATGCAGAGAACGCAAAAGCACAAGGTAAGGATAAGTTCGATTTCTCAGATATGCATTTCGACTTAGGACCTGCCGAGAAGATATTCGGCCCTGGCGGCGTGCGTGTAAAGACACAGGGAACGGCAGAGCTGAAGGTGGGTGCTACGCTGAAGGATATTGACAACCCCTCGTTGCCTATTCGCAACAGGAAAACCACCTCGTTTGACTTCGATGAAAAGGTGAACCTGAATGTCAACGGAAAAGTGGGCGACAAGGTGAACATGAACCTGAACTATAACACCGATGCCACTTTTGACTTTGATACGAAGAACCTGAAATTGAAATATGACGGAAAGGAAGACGAGATTATCAAGCTTGTTGAGGCTGGTAATGTGAGCTTCCCCTCAAATAACTCTTTGGTGCATGGCGCATCTGCTCTCTTTGGTGTACGTACTGACTTGCAGTTTGGTAAACTGAAACTGCAAACGGTGGTGTCACAGAAGAAATCAACGTCAAAGAGCGTGTCAAGTAAAGGCGGTACGCAGACTACTCCTTTTGAGATAGACGTGGCCGACTATGAAGAGAATCGCCACTTCTTCCTGTCTCATTTCTTCCGTCAGATTTATGACAAGGCTATGTCAACCCTGCCAAACCTTACCACTGGTATCAAGATAAACCGTGTGGAGGTGTGGATTACGAATAAATCGGGTACAACCTCTAATTCTCGAAACATCGTGGCTTTTGGTGAACTGGGTGAGAATTCTTATCTGAAGAATCCTCGCTGGTCGGCCATGGGTATGCCTGTGCCCAGCAATCAGGCCAATGATATCTATAGCACACTGGTGCAGCAGATTGATACTGCCTCAAGAACAGTAGATCAGGTGACGGTACGATTAGAAGGCATGAATGGCGTGACGGGTGGTGTTGACTATGAGAAATTGGCTAGTGCACGCCTATTGAATACAAGTGAATATACAGTTAACACGGCCTTGGGCTATATCTCGTTGAAGACAGGACTGCAGACCGATCAGGTGCTGGCTGTAGCTTATGAATATACTTACGGCGGACAGACCTATCAGGTGGGTGAGTTCTCTACAGACCTGACACAGACGGATAAATGCCTGTTTGTGAAGGCTCTGAAGAATACGTCAAACAATCCCATGCAGCCAAACTGGCGCCTGATGATGAAAAACGTATATTATCTGGCATCGACAGTAGAGAAAGAGAAGTTCCGTCTGGATATTAAATATCAGAGTGATACGACTGGTACGTACTTGTCATATTTGCCAGAGGAGTCGCTGAAGAGCACTACGTTATTGAAAGTGATGGGACTGGACCGCTTGGATGCCAATATGAAAGCGCACTCCAACGGACAGTTTGACTTTGTGCAGGGCTATACGATTAATAACGGACGCATCTTTTTGCCTGCTGCAGAGCCTTTTGGCGAATATCTGCGCAATTACCTGAATCAAAAGGGAATGCTGGACCTGGCCGATACTTATTGCTTCGACCAGCTTTACGACTCAACAAAGACCATTGCCAAGCAGAATGCTGAGAAGGACAAGTTTATCATGACTGGTCAGTACAAAGGCACTTCGGCTAATGTGATCTCATTGGGAGCCTATAATGTGCCGCAGGGTTCTGTAAAGGTGGTGGCAGGTGGCGTGGAACTGCAGGAAGGTAGCGATTATAGCGTGGACTATTCTTTGGGTGAGGTAACCATCCTGAACCAGAGCATTATAGATGCAGGTACCAATGTTAGCGTGTCGCTTGAGGATAATTCCAGCTACGGAATGCAGCGTAAGACGATGCTGGGACTGAACTGGCAGTACGACTTTACAAAGAACTTCTCACTTGGTGGTACGGTGATGCACCTGAATGAGCAGGCGTTGACCACGAAAGTGACGATGGGTGATGAACCCTTGAACAATACTATCTGGGGCTTGAATGTGAACTGGAAACAAGAGTCGCAATGGTTGACGAATATGCTTAACCGACTGCCCTTGATTCATGTGACACAGCCCTCACAGATTACGTTTACGGGTGAGTTTGCCCAACTCATTGCAGGTAATGCCAGTGGTACGCAGGACAATGCCTCGTATATTGACGATTTCGAGAATACAAAGGACTTGCGCGACGTAAGTGATCCTAAGGCATGGGTGCTCTCAAGTGTGCCTACGATGTTTGCCAACCATAACGACAAAACGACTGTAAGTAGTGGTTACGGACGTGCTTTGCTGGCGTGGTATAATGTAGATCCTATCTTTACCCGTCGCTCGTCGAGCTTGACACCTTCACATATTAAGAACGACCTCGACCAGTTGTCTAACCATTATGTGCGTGAGGTGTATGTGAAGGAGCTCTATCCAAACCGCGACCAGAGTACCTATAATGGTGCAGTCTCTACGCTGCCCGTACTCAACCTGGCTTACTATCCGCAGGAACGTGGTCCGTATAACCTGACACTCGATTATAACAGCGACGGTACTTTGCGTAATCCTGAACAGCGATGGGGTGGTATGATGCGTAAACTTGAGACCACAGACTTCGAGCAGTCTAATATAGAATATGTGGAGTTCTGGCTCCTCGACCCCTTTATCTATACACGTAAGGAGGGTACGGCTAGTCGTCATAGTGGTGAGCTATATATCAACCTTGGTGAGGTGTGCGAGGATGTACTGCGCGACGGAAAGAAGTTCTACGAGAGTGGTATGCCTGTTGACGGTACCTCGGCATTCGAGACCACCCAATGGGGTAATATTCCTGTACAGGCTACGCAGACCTATGCCTTTGCCACTACCAGTGGCTCCCGACAGCAACAGGACGTAGGCTTGAACGGACTTACTGATGAGGAGGAACAGACTTTTGGCGCCTATGCCGACTGGCTGAACAATATAGGTAATGTGGTGCACAACGACTCGCTGCTTCAGGCTTGGCGACAGGATCCTGCTGGTGATAACTATCATTACTATCGTGGTTCTGACTTCGATGCTGCGCAGACCAGTATCTTGGAACGCTACAAGCGTATCAATAATCCGCAAGGAAACTCGCCCGCCAGTGATAACCAGACTGAGGGGTATGATACGTCATATAAGACTGGCCCCGATGTGGAGGATATCAATCAGGACTATACCCTGAATGAATACGAGCGCTACTATCAGTATCGTATCCCCATCAGCGATGATGAGCTGCAGGCCTACAACCGTGGGGCAAACTCAGAGGGCTCGCATATCGTGGATCATCGCGACTATAAGGCGAAGTTGCGTAATGGTGACTCCATCACCGTACGTTGGTATCAGTATCGTATTCCATTGACGGAGTATGACTCTAAGATAGGTACTATCAACGACTTTACCAGCATACGTTTCATGCGTATGTTCCTCACGGGCTTTGAGGAACCCATTGTGTTGCGTTTCGGAAGTCTGGACCTTGTACGTGGTGAGTGGCGACGTTATAAGCAGAATCTGCAGACGTCAGCAGGTGCTGAGACGGGTACGCTGGAGATGAGTGCTGTCAACGTGGAGGAAAATACCGACCGTCAGCCCGTGGCTTACGTGCTGCCTCCTGGTATCAGTCGTGTGACAGACCCAGGTCAGCCGCAGCTTACAGAGAATAACGAGCAGGCACTATGTCTGACGGTGAAGAACCTGTCGCAAGGCGAGTCGAAAGCTGTTTATAAGAATACGAACCTGAATCTGCGTCAGTATAAGCGCTTGCAGATGTTTGTACATGCCAACCACTTGGTACCCAACAATACGCAGTTGGAAGATAACCAGTTGGCTGTGTTCATTCGCTTGGGTTCCGACTACAAGAACAACTATTATGAGTACCTGATTCCTCTGAAGCTCACACCACAGGGCGTTTATCGTTGGAGTGTACCCAGTGACCGCGAAAAGGTTTGGCCTGAAGAGAATATGCTCGATATTGACATGAGCATATTTACGTCGTTGAAGAAAAATAGAAATAAGGCCCGTGCTGCAGGACTGGCAAGTTATACGCAGTTGTATTCTGAATACGACCCGGATAAACCTAATAATAAGGTAAGTATAGTAGGTAATCCTTCGCTGGCAGAAGTGAAGACAATGATTATCGGTGTGCGTAACCTGAGCAGTTCGATGAAATCGGGTGAGATTTGGGTTAATGAGATGCGTCTGCGCGAAACAAATAACGAGGGAGGATGGGCTGCATCTGGAGCATTGAATGTGCAATTGTCTGACTTAGGCAGTGTGAACATGACGGGACGTTATGTTACCGATGGCTTCGGCGGATTGGAGGAGACTGTCTTGCAGCGCTCTACGGATACTCAGAAATCGTATGCCGTTACGGCTAATCTGGAACTTGGAAAACTGTTCCCTGATAAGGCTAAGGTTTCAGCACCGCTATATTATTCGTACACGAAGGAAATAGTCAGTCCGAAGTATAATCCGTTGGATACGGATATGGAACTTGATGATGCTCTGGAGTCGGCAGGTAGTCAGCGGGAACGTGATTCTATTGAGTCGATCGCTGTGACGAAGCATACTACGCGCAATCTTTCGCTGAGTAATGTGCGTGTGGATATCAAGAACAAACGTCATCCGATGCCTTTCGATCCAGCAAACTTCTCGTTCTCATACAGTCATTCGCATCGTAATACGACAGGTGAGACAACGGTCTATGAGAATGAGGATCAGTGGCGCGGCTCTGTGAACTATTCTTATACACCTGTTTATAAGACATGGGAGCCGTTTAAGAAGTCGAAGAGTAAGTCGAAATGGATGAACTTCCCCAAGGCGCTGGGCTTTAATTATCTGCCGCAGAACATCTCGTTCAACTCAGAACTGATGCGTACTTACTATGAGCTACAGGAGCGTGATTTGGAGAATACGGAGGATCCCAATCTGCCACTTACGTTCAGTTCACAGTTCTTGTGGAATCGTGATTTCTCATTGCGTTGGGACTTTACCAAGAATCTGCATATGACGTTCCAGAGTGCTACACATGCAGAGATTGAAGAGCCTTATACGCCTGTGAATAAGGACCTCTATCCAGATCGTTATACGGCTTGGAAAGACTCTGTATGGAGCAGTATCAAGCATTGGGGTGTACCTCTGGATTATCGTCAGTCATTCTCTCTGTCATATCAGTTGCCTATAGATAAGTTGCCCATATTCGACTGGGTAAAGGCTGATGCTTCATTTAAGTCTGACTATTCTTGGTTGCGAGGTACGGATATGGAGGACGGAACGTCGTTAGGAAACACGATATCCACTAACCGTAACTTGAATATCAACGGCTCGCTGAATATGGAGACGCTCTATAATCACTTCCCGTTCTTGAAGAAAACGAATGAGCGATTTAAGAAACAGCCTGCCAAAACAACGGCAAAGCCCAAGACACCAAAGAAAGCTGATGCGAAGTCAGCACAGGGTGGTGCAAAAGATAATGCAAAGGCTGCGACAAAGGATGAGAAGGAACTGCCCAAGAATAAGAATACATTCCAAAAGGAGGTGACTTTGTTGCCTGACAGCCAGTTCGTAGTGCAGCATGGCAAGAAGTCAAAGCGCCTGATGGTGTCAGCCCGTGATATGAAGGGACATAAGGTTGATGTGAAATGGAAAGTTGTTGATGAAAACAAGATAAAGGTATGGCTACCTGACTCACAACAGATAAAACTGTCTGTTACACCAAAGGAGCCGCTCGACAAGCAGTGGTGGTACAACTCAGCCCAGCACGCAGCTCGTGTTTTGATGATGCTGCGTACGGTCAATCTCAGTTATCGCAACCAGTATTCTATGACGTTACCTGGCTTTATGCCTAATGTGGGTGATGCTTTCGGTCAGCGTACAGGTAGTGTGATGGCACCAGGTCTCGGATTCGCCTTTGGTCTTACTGGTGACGAGTATATAGAAACTGCACGTGACAATGGTTGGCTGTTGTGTAATGAAAGTGTGGCTACACCTGCTACGACGTCAGGTACTGAGGACCTTCAGCTTCGTGCTACGTTGGAACCCATGCGTGACCTGAAGATAGACCTCACGGCAACCCGTACGGCAACGAAGGCTCGTAGTGTGCAGTTTATGTACGCGGGTTCACCAACCACGCATAGCGGTAGCTTCACAATGACTACTATCTCACTACGTAGTGCACTTGAGGGGATGGGTGATGCTAATAATGGCTATAACAGTCCGTCGTTTAATGAGTTCTGCAGTAAGGTAGGGGCTTTCCGTGACCGTGTACAGGCTCAATATGCTGGTTCTGGTGTAGAGGGCGCAAATCCTGTGAATCCGTATAGTGCAGATGTGCTGATTCCTGCTTTCCTGGATACTTACACACTGGGTGCTGGCGGTTCACTCGATATCTTCCCTGTCATTACTCGCCTGTTGCCTAACTGGACGGTGCGTTATGCAGGATTGTCTAAGTTGCCTTGGTTCCGTGATCATTTCAAGAGTGTTAATCTGAATCATTCATATAAGAGTGTCTATTCTGTTGGCTCCTATGCTTCGTATAGTTCTTGGATGGAATATATGGGCGACCTGGGATATGTTCAGGCAACGGATGGTTCACTGACGCCCTCTTCACGCTATAATATTTCTACGGTGAGTATTAATGAGGCTTTCTCGCCTCTGTTGGGTCTTGATATGACATTTAATAATAACTTGACCTGCAAGGTGGAGTATCGCACTACTCGTGTGCTCAACCTTTCAATGACCAGCGTACAGATTAACGAGTCGCAGTCTAAGGACTGGGTTATCGGTATGGGCTATAAGATTAGTGACTTCAAACTCTTTGGCGGTGGCTCTGGCAGCCGTAAGACAAAGAGTGGTAAGGGTAAAAAGGAGGATGATAATAAAAACTCTAATACGAAGTCGCAGACCTCAAACAAGAAAGGTGTAAACCACGACTTGAATACTCGTTTCGATGTGTCGTTCCGCCGTCAGGCTGCTATCACCCGCGATATTGCTTCTGGTGTGTCATCAGCAAGTAGCGGAAATAGTGCGTTGAAGATTTCTCTTCAGGCTGACTATACCTTGTCGCGTATGCTTACACTCACGGCCTACTACGACCGCCAGACTAATACGCCTCTGCTCTCAAGTAGTAGTTATCCCACTACCACACAGGACTTTGGAGTTTCACTGAAATTCTCGCTGACACGATGA
- the mutY gene encoding A/G-specific adenine glycosylase produces the protein MNEFSLILLKWFHENGRDLPWRKTSDPYAIWLSEIILQQTQVKQGWDYWERFMRRWPTVDLLAAASEDEVLREWQGLGYYSRARNLHFAAKQIVEMGGFPTTLEGIKSLKGVGDYTAAAIGSIAFGLPAAVVDGNVYRVLSRHFGISTPINTTEGKKEFALLAQNLLLPALDRAGQGAGLYNQAIMDFGAIQCTPSSPRCADCPLMETCMAFREGRVAQLPVKLKTLKVKERRLTYVYVRYQGETAIRRRGKGDIWQGLYEPLLFEEESSLSPLTTYLSPLKKNVKHVLTHRILWADFYLWEPIERPQLPEDYFWIKEAELDDFAKPRLVEILLDNLIS, from the coding sequence ATGAACGAGTTTTCCCTCATATTATTAAAATGGTTTCATGAGAATGGACGTGACCTGCCTTGGCGAAAAACCTCTGATCCTTATGCCATCTGGCTGTCGGAAATCATTCTGCAGCAGACGCAAGTGAAGCAGGGATGGGACTATTGGGAACGTTTTATGAGGCGTTGGCCTACAGTAGATTTGCTGGCAGCTGCTTCTGAGGACGAGGTGCTGCGTGAATGGCAAGGATTGGGTTATTACTCACGTGCCCGCAACCTGCATTTTGCTGCAAAGCAGATTGTGGAAATGGGGGGCTTTCCTACGACGTTAGAGGGCATTAAAAGTTTGAAAGGGGTAGGCGACTATACGGCGGCCGCAATAGGAAGCATCGCTTTTGGGCTACCTGCTGCTGTTGTTGATGGAAATGTGTATCGTGTGCTAAGTCGTCATTTTGGTATCAGCACGCCTATTAATACCACAGAGGGTAAGAAGGAATTTGCATTATTGGCTCAGAACTTATTACTCCCCGCCCTTGATAGGGCAGGGCAGGGGGCGGGCCTTTATAATCAGGCTATCATGGACTTTGGCGCTATACAATGTACGCCGTCAAGTCCTCGTTGCGCAGATTGCCCACTGATGGAAACATGTATGGCTTTCCGAGAGGGCAGGGTAGCGCAGCTCCCTGTGAAACTCAAGACATTGAAGGTAAAGGAACGCCGCCTTACATATGTCTATGTACGCTATCAAGGTGAGACAGCCATCCGTCGTCGTGGCAAGGGTGATATATGGCAGGGACTGTATGAACCGCTATTATTTGAGGAAGAGTCTAGTCTCTCACCTCTCACCACTTACCTCTCACCTCTCAAGAAAAATGTCAAACACGTCCTTACCCATCGTATCCTTTGGGCAGATTTCTATTTGTGGGAACCAATAGAACGCCCTCAACTTCCTGAAGACTATTTCTGGATAAAAGAAGCGGAGCTTGACGATTTCGCCAAACCCCGCTTAGTAGAGATTCTATTGGATAATCTTATTTCCTGA